Genomic segment of Dactylococcopsis salina PCC 8305:
CTTCTGCTGCGCGAATTTCTTGAGACACAAAGTCATACGCACGCAGGTTTAAGCCTAAACCGACGACTCCCACTGAAGACATCCACAGTCCTGTTACTGGGACAAACAGCATGAAGAAGTGTAACCAACGTTTGTTGGAGAACGCAATTCCGAAAATCTGACTCCAGAAACGGTTTGCGGTCACCATGGAATAGGTTTCTTCGGCTTGAGTTGGCTCGAAGGCGCGGAAGGTGTTGTTGCTGTCGCCACCTTCATCAAACAGGGTGTTTTCTACGGTCGCGCCGTGAATTGCACAGAGTAACGCACCGCCTAAAATTCCAGCAACTCCCATCATGTGGAAGGGGTTAAGCGTCCAGTTGTGGAAGCCTTGGAAAAATAGGATGAAACGGAAGATACCTGCAACTCCGAAACTAGGAGCGAAGAACCAGCTAGACTGTCCTAAAGGATAGAGTAGGAAGACGCTGACGAATACGGCGATCGGACCGGAAAATGCGATCGCGTTATAAGGGCGAATTCCGACTAAACGAGCAATTTCAAACTGACGAAGCATGAAGCCAATCAGTGCGAAAGCGCCGTGAAGAGCGACAAAGCTCCACAGTCCGCCAGTTTGACACCAGCGAACAAAGTCCCAGTTGGCTTCGGGTCCCCATAAGAATAATAAGGAGTGTCCGAAAGCATCTGCCGGAGTGGAAACCGCTACGGTCAGGAAGTTACAGCCTTCTAAGTAAGAGCTTGCTAAACCGTGAGTGTACCAGGAGGTAACAAAGGTGGTTCCAGTGAGCCATCCCCCGATCGCCATGTAGGCGCAAGGGAACAGCAGTAAACCAGACCAGCCGATAAAGACGAATCTGTCGCGCTTGAGCCAGTCATCGACGAGATCGAAGACTCCTCTTTGTTGTTGTTGACGTCCGACTGCAATTGTCATTGCTAATACTCCAATTTGATAGGTATATTTACGAGTTTGCTATTTATGATTACGAGTTTACCCGAAAGCAAACTTTGAGCAAATTTGTCAGAAAACTTTACTTTTCTTTACTAAATCCATCATAATCTAACTTTCTTAATTTTTCCACCCTTCCTTAAAGAAATTTTAATTTTTGTTAAGTTAAGGGGCGATCGCGCCCACAGTGAGAGAAGAAATGTCAGACTGTTTGGTAATGTGCAATTAAGGACGAGTGGTTATGTCCAAAGGTAAAGTTAGTGCATTTCTTGGCGGTGTTGCCATCGGTAGTGCTGTAGGAACAGTGGTGGGGCTATTGGCTGCGCCTCGATCGGGACGTGAAACGAGAAAGGTAATCAAAAAATCCGCTCAGGCTTTACCAGAAATTGCCGAAGATGTGTCCAGTAGTGTCCAGTTACAAGCCGATCGATTCTCAGAAACCACCTTAAGTAACTGGGATGAAACCTTAAACCGTCTCAAAAGCGCGATCGCTGCGGGGATTGAAGCGAGTAGAATAGAAACAGCGAATCTGGAAGAAAAACCCGAATCCTCCTCTAACCATGACTACCGTTCCTAAACCCACTGCAATCGAATATCCTGAAAAAACCATTCAACGGGCGGCAATTGCTCTCAAATGCGCTCCCTTTCGCTTAAAATTATTTCAGGAAATGCGATCGGGTAGTGTTCCCCTCCCCCAAATTGCCAATCAATCAGGATTAGAAAAACAATACACCACAGCCATCCTCTCGGAATTAAAAACGGAAAACGAACTCACTTGGTTAATTCAAGTGGGATTATTGCGTCGAGAAGTGGATGGACAGGGAATTACAGATAGTTTTCGTCTCACGCCATTAGGACGGCAACTGGTGGCAAAATGGGAAAGTGAAAATGGCTACATCCCTTCTCCTTCTTGGTTAGAAAAAATAAAAAGCGCGATCGGGCGCTGGTTTCGCCTACCGTTTTTACAGTGATTAAAGTAAGTCAAAAGCCGCCTAGAATCTTTGATCTTTCTTCGGACTGATCGATCTAGTAAGATGAGAAAGCGATCGCGCTACCGTCCTAACTTTGTCGCGTAGTGTTATGACTAAGGGAGAAAAATAATGACCACTGAAAACGCTGAAGGAAAAGAACAATTACTCACCACCGAAGAAACTGACGCTTTAATCGACGAAGAAGCCGCCGCTTCTCATCTGGAAGTCATTGAAACAGTAATTTCTAGCCTTGATCAAAACGATACCGCCATGGTCAGCCGTCGCGATGGTGGTCATCTTTGGAAATTCCAATATGGCAGCGTCGAGGTGTTTGTCCAACTGACAGGAGAGGCGGATGATGATACTCTAGCAGTTTGGTCATCGGTGTTGAAACTCCCCGCCAAAGATGAACCTAGGTTGATGCGGAAATTATTAGAAATGAATTGGTCAGACACTTACGAAACCGCTTTTGCCATCTATAATGATAGCGTGGTGGTGTTGACCCATCGCACTGTAGCGGATTTATCCCCTGTGGAGATTTCTCGCGCTTTGACGTTGGTCGCATCGATCGCGGATGATAACGACGAATCCCTACAAGAAGAATTTGGAAACTCGTAAAAACGTTTGGCGCTTTCTCCCCTTGATTCCCGCATCGGGGGAGATACAAATGGCGATCGATGCCTGGTTACTGCAACAATGTCAAGCGGGGAAACATCCTCCCACGCTGCGCTTCTACACTTGGCAACCAGCAGCAATTTCTTTAGGCTATCATCAAAAACGTTTTCCTGAAACCTGGCGAGAACTCACAGAAAATGGAACTTTAGACTTAGTGCGTCGTCCCACAGGAGGAAGGGCGGTACTGCATGAAGGAGATTTAACTTATGCCGTAATTCTGTCAGGGATGACAGGAAAGCGAATCGCCGTTTATGAGAAAATTTGTGAGTTTTTAATTACTGGTTGGAAACGTCTCGGCATCCCTTTATTTTACGGTCAACAGGGGCGAGGATATCGGGAAATCGCAAACTGCTTTCAAACCGCAACCGGTGCTGATTTAGTCAGCAGTACAGGGGAAAAACTCATCGGTAGCGCCCAACTCCGCCGAGGAGAAACGGTTTTGCAACATGGATCAATGCAGTTAAATCCGAATCCAGAATTATTTCAGAAAGTGTTTAATCAGTCTCCAACCTCTCCCCAATTAAACCTTTCTCATGGGGAAATCATGGCAACTCTTAAAGCAGCCGCAGAGGATTGTTTTCACATCAAATTAATCACTCAGCCCCTAATGGGGAGAGAGTGGGAAGCCATCAAAGCCTTGACTTTTGAAAACCACTCCCAAAATTAAGACGTTTCCACTGGTGAAGACGGTAAGAGACAACAGTTGACATCATCTAAACAAACTTTTCCCCACTGTAAAGCCCAACGAACGAGAGACACGCGGTTATCGGTAGAGGTTTTGGTGAGGATGTTACTAATATGATTGTCAACGGTACGCTTGCTGATTTCTAGTTTTTGGGCGATTTCTTGGTTGGTTAACCCCGCAGCCACTAATTCGATAATTTGCATTTCTCGCCCTGAGATCGTAATTGGCGTATTTAATTGTTTCTCTGTCATTGGTTTCTCCGTTAAGTTTGCTGAGAATAGGTTAACTGATCAAAGCAATTTTATCGGGTAAGGTTCGAGAGTCGCCTCTCTCCCCTCCCCTAAGAACCGCACGTGACAGTTTCCCATCATACGGCTGAGGCTCTTACTTCCAGCCTTCGTCTTGGATTTTGGACTGTGTACCTGCTTATGACACGCTTTGTGTAAGTGGATTAAATTCTCAGCGTCGTCTGAGCCACCGTCTTTCACAGGTACTATGTGATGGGTCTCGATTTCTTCTCCGTTATAGAGGCTTTCACCACAGACAGGACATTTATGTTCTTGTATATTGGCTACTTGTTCGTATTTACTACCTTTCGCCCATTTTTGTTTTCCTATCTTGAGGTTACGTTTTTGCCAATAATCTCGGAGTGAGGGGTCATCAGGGCTTGCATTCCCTTTGACTTTCACGTGCCTTACTATGGGTGTACTACTGATGTTATAAAGAACAAAGAATTTCTCTTTGCCTCCACGACCAGTCCCTTTGCACATAAAAGTCCAGTGATTCCCTTTGTATGAACCGAAGTATTTATTTGCAACCCACTTTTTGGATTTATTTGGGTGTCGCCGACAACACCATTTCCAGAGGTAGTGCCATACTCGATATGAGATGTAGCTGAAGGTTCGTTTACTAACCGCCCCTCTGTAGTAGTTAGCAAAACCTCGGAGAAGTGGATTTAGGATTTTAATGACTTGTTCCTGAGTGCAAGATTTCATGTTATCTAGGGTTTCCCCAATTTTTTTACAGAAGGCGAGAACCTTCTTTTTCTGGGGCTTAATCATTAATTTGCCACCGTAATGGCGTAAGTTGAACCCAAGAAAGTCAAAACCTTCTTCCATTGAGACGATTCTCGTCTTCTCCGCGCTGATTTCCAAACCCCGTTCTAACATCCATTGCTTTATCTGGTCTAGTATGTGTTCTAGGCTTTCCTTATCCTTAGAGGTAACAACGAAATCATCCGCGTAACGAATGACTCCGAGCTTTGGATTGACTGACTTAATGAAGTCTTCCAACCCATGTAATCCAATGTTAGCTAACAGAGGACTAATCACCCCGCCTTGTGGTGTTCCCATGTCGGTCGGATTCAGTAAACCTATATCGAGATAACCAGCTTTTAACCATCCTTCAATTAAATCTCCACGTGGAACAGACTCAATTGCTTTCAGGATGGATTCATGGGCAATGTTGTCGAAGAAACCCTTAATATCAGCGTCTAGTACCCAAGTGTCACGTCCCCCCTGAACTCTCAAGAAACATTGTTCAATGGCATCGTGACAACTT
This window contains:
- the ltrA gene encoding group II intron reverse transcriptase/maturase → MSSLTLTNGLRGEISDWGQINWRKVKKSVRNLRMRIFRARSLGKWKQLRRLQKLLLRSRANLLLSVRQITQVNLGKRTAGVDKEVINTPDERVKLVNSWEMPEANPTRRVYLPKPNGKKRPLGIPTVRDRVAQAMVKNILEPEWEAVFEPNSYGFRCGRSCHDAIEQCFLRVQGGRDTWVLDADIKGFFDNIAHESILKAIESVPRGDLIEGWLKAGYLDIGLLNPTDMGTPQGGVISPLLANIGLHGLEDFIKSVNPKLGVIRYADDFVVTSKDKESLEHILDQIKQWMLERGLEISAEKTRIVSMEEGFDFLGFNLRHYGGKLMIKPQKKKVLAFCKKIGETLDNMKSCTQEQVIKILNPLLRGFANYYRGAVSKRTFSYISYRVWHYLWKWCCRRHPNKSKKWVANKYFGSYKGNHWTFMCKGTGRGGKEKFFVLYNISSTPIVRHVKVKGNASPDDPSLRDYWQKRNLKIGKQKWAKGSKYEQVANIQEHKCPVCGESLYNGEEIETHHIVPVKDGGSDDAENLIHLHKACHKQVHSPKSKTKAGSKSLSRMMGNCHVRFLGEGREATLEPYPIKLL
- a CDS encoding Npun_F0494 family protein, producing MTTVPKPTAIEYPEKTIQRAAIALKCAPFRLKLFQEMRSGSVPLPQIANQSGLEKQYTTAILSELKTENELTWLIQVGLLRREVDGQGITDSFRLTPLGRQLVAKWESENGYIPSPSWLEKIKSAIGRWFRLPFLQ
- the psbD gene encoding photosystem II D2 protein (photosystem q(a) protein), with protein sequence MTIAVGRQQQQRGVFDLVDDWLKRDRFVFIGWSGLLLFPCAYMAIGGWLTGTTFVTSWYTHGLASSYLEGCNFLTVAVSTPADAFGHSLLFLWGPEANWDFVRWCQTGGLWSFVALHGAFALIGFMLRQFEIARLVGIRPYNAIAFSGPIAVFVSVFLLYPLGQSSWFFAPSFGVAGIFRFILFFQGFHNWTLNPFHMMGVAGILGGALLCAIHGATVENTLFDEGGDSNNTFRAFEPTQAEETYSMVTANRFWSQIFGIAFSNKRWLHFFMLFVPVTGLWMSSVGVVGLGLNLRAYDFVSQEIRAAEDPEFETFYTKNILLNEGLRAWMAPDDQPHQKFEFPEEVLPRGNAL
- a CDS encoding lipoate--protein ligase family protein, which gives rise to MITTNPYKKNLETRKNVWRFLPLIPASGEIQMAIDAWLLQQCQAGKHPPTLRFYTWQPAAISLGYHQKRFPETWRELTENGTLDLVRRPTGGRAVLHEGDLTYAVILSGMTGKRIAVYEKICEFLITGWKRLGIPLFYGQQGRGYREIANCFQTATGADLVSSTGEKLIGSAQLRRGETVLQHGSMQLNPNPELFQKVFNQSPTSPQLNLSHGEIMATLKAAAEDCFHIKLITQPLMGREWEAIKALTFENHSQN
- a CDS encoding YbjN domain-containing protein, whose product is MTTENAEGKEQLLTTEETDALIDEEAAASHLEVIETVISSLDQNDTAMVSRRDGGHLWKFQYGSVEVFVQLTGEADDDTLAVWSSVLKLPAKDEPRLMRKLLEMNWSDTYETAFAIYNDSVVVLTHRTVADLSPVEISRALTLVASIADDNDESLQEEFGNS
- a CDS encoding YtxH domain-containing protein, with translation MSKGKVSAFLGGVAIGSAVGTVVGLLAAPRSGRETRKVIKKSAQALPEIAEDVSSSVQLQADRFSETTLSNWDETLNRLKSAIAAGIEASRIETANLEEKPESSSNHDYRS
- the pedR gene encoding photosynthetic electron transport-dependent transcriptional regulator PedR, which produces MTEKQLNTPITISGREMQIIELVAAGLTNQEIAQKLEISKRTVDNHISNILTKTSTDNRVSLVRWALQWGKVCLDDVNCCLLPSSPVETS